The following nucleotide sequence is from Dromaius novaehollandiae isolate bDroNov1 chromosome Z, bDroNov1.hap1, whole genome shotgun sequence.
GCCACGCACATTTGGAAGCTTCTGTCACAGTCATTCATTGGGAATGATGAAAGACAGACATCCTCTCTCCTCTCATGTTATCccacaggatgttgtggatgcTGTAAGTTTATGTGGGTTCAGAATCATTTGAATAGACTCATGGAAGAAAATTCCATCAAaggttattaaagaaaaaaaagattccacCTCTGGCTTGGGAAGTCCCTAAGCCGCAAATCGCTGGAGGTTGGGAAGATACTGTGGGGAAATACCACTATATGTTTGCCTCTGTCCTTGCACTCTTCCCTAGGCAGCCACTATCGGCAGCCTTTGGGGACAGGCTACCGGGCTGGACAGACCCACAGTCTGACTCAGCACAGTAGTTCTGGTGTCCAGTTTCCCTACTTTTCTGACTATTGTAATACAAACATGGATCAGTATTCTCAACTTCTTATTTTTTCAGACTCAGAAAGCAAACAACAATCTTGTGTCCATTATATCAAAAAGATAAATACTATATAATAAGCTGTCCATCACATCCAGGGCATTTCTTTATGCTCAGAGCAATTCTGTAACTGTCGTTTGATTCCTTTTCGTGTTATTGGTTTAAGCGTAATTCACTAACATTACACTCACATATCATTATATACATGATGTGCAATGCTACTCTGCAATATGTTGCACAGCAACAGTACATTATTGAAAAGCAGCTTCCCTCAAGAACTGTAGGACAGTAAAAAAAAGACTAAACCCAGCAATTCCATACCATCATATTTGCAAAATCTGATGGTGACAACGGTCAATAAACCTGGTACATCATTATTGCTGCACTTTATATGGGTGTAGGTTTTTTGGTTTCATTTCATTTAGTCAGATCAAAATCACTGATCTTAAGTCTAAGGATCTACAGTCTCCATGCACTGAAGTGATGTGAAACTCTTAGTAAAAAGGCCAAACTCCTTAGGCTTCTGATTGAATTTCTGCTTCGTCCATCTGAAGTGTGTCATTATCGCCCAATAACTCTGTTTCTGGCACTgaaccctcctcttcctcctcctcctgaacaGGATTCTGGGCAATATCTTCCGTCCCGTTGTGCGTGTCGTCCGTGCCCTCcgagagcagagctgctctgtcagcCACTGAGGCATTGGAGGGTGCTGTCGTTACATAGCCCGTGCTGGTGGATCCGCTCCCGCTATGGTGGGAGCCTGGTTTCGGAATGATCTGGGGAGGCATCTGCTGAGGAGCCATTTGCATTGGAATCTGGACAGGGTAAAAATTTGGCAAGTAAGCACCATAGGCGGGCATTGGCTGATAACCATTGACTGGAATGTAGAGCTGAGGAGGTGGGACCATCGGCCTCATCTGCCCTTTCATTTGTATGAACTGCGGTTGAGGGAAAGCCTGAGTTTTCTGCTTTGGTCCAACATACCTAGCATTGCTGACGTTACTAACGGGGCTTGTGCTGAGAGAGCTTGTTTGTGTGGTGTTGCTCGCCCCGGAGGTTTGTGCTGAGCTGTTGTAATTAGAAAGGTTTCCCCATGTTCTTAGTCTGTTGTGTATATCTTTAAATCTTGGTCTTCTGTTGGGAAATTCATTCCAACACTCCAACATCAAAGTGTATATCCACGTGGGACATTCGTCAGGACATGGCAAAACCTGTCGATTCCTGATCATCTCAATGACATCCTGGTTAGAATAACCACAGTAAGGTTGTAGGCCATAGCTGAAAACTTCCCACAACACAACTCCATATGACCAGATATCTGAATCAATAGAAAACTTGCCATACATAATAGCCTCAGGGGACATCCATCGGATAGGAAGAAGGGAATTTCCCATCAGTTTATAGTAATCAGCAGCGTAAACTTCCCTGAAAAGGCCTAAATCAGATATTTTCACATTAAGTTTATCAAACACCAATATATTTCTAGTGGCTAAGTCTTTGTGGACAACGTGGTGGCTTGAAAGGTATTCCATTCCCGCAGCTATCTGAGTCACGATATGGAAGAAATCTGCTGGTTCCAGAGTGGATTTGACTGTCTTGTCATCATCTGTGCTGCCGACATCCGAATGAGGAGATCTCATCACCAAGAACTCATGGAGGTCACTGTGGGAACAATAGCTAAAAATCATGCTAATGGGTTGTTCCTTCGTCACTATTCCCAGCAAACAAACAATGTTTGGGTGCTGTAATCGCGATCTCATCATTGCCTCATGTTTGAATTCTTCACGAAGAGCCAGTTCTGCTTTGTCTTTAAGTGTCTTGATAGCAACAGCCTGTGTCTGTTCACCTGGTGCCGTACCAAAAAGATGCCCCTTGTAGACTTTGCCAAACCTCTCTTCTCCTAGCTCCTCCATAAACCGCACTGTAGATAGATTGATTTCTTTAAGTTTagcctgaaatgaaagaaataaaaaaaaaaaacaaaatggtaaAAAACCACAGTGTTTTCTAAACAACAGAATCTTCTATTAAAGAAAAGCTTCCAGTGGTTAGATGCTGGAAGGAAGATAAATTGGTTCAAAATGACTTTCCAGCTTTTTGTATACTCACAACAGTATATTGATTTCACAGTTAACCTTGGAACAGGTTACACCATTATCAGACGTGTAAATTGAATTATGCTGCAAGATGATGagtataattatttttacaaagcaGCTACCATATGCCCTGCAAGCTAAAAGAATAATCAATCCAGAGCAAATCCGGCAAATAACAACCCCTGTTAGCAgcaactgcctttgccctgcAGGTCTGCCCAGAGACGCGCTGCCCATTGGAGAGCCGTCAGAAAAGCCATAggcacagccccaggacacagcTGCCCCGGCGGGGAACTGAAACATCCCTCCCAGCAGAAGGAGGAACGAGCCCTCTCTCTTGCGGTTCCCTAGTGCCAGATATGCCCTTTCTCCCCCGTTGCGCTGCAGGCACGGCCCCTGCCGTGGGTAGCAATGCTAAATAGCACTGCTGAGAAACCCTGAACTGGCTCTGAccgaggcagagaggaagaggagctgaAGAGGGAAGGAGCTGCTCTCTGCTACGGGAAGGAAAAGGGGGCAAAGTCGGGCGTAAGAAATCCCCAGAGAGTCCTTGCTCCTGCGGCCTAGCAGGGGAAGCAAGGGAGTCTGTGCAGGTGGATTTGATGGGTCCAGCCTGAGCAGCCGTGGGACCAAGGAGCCCCCAGCTGAGCCACCACTTCGCAGAAAGGGCACCGCAGGAGGAACGAGCAGGGCAGGCTGGAAAGAGGCTCTAACAGCTGATTTCGGGGCACGTTGGGATTTTAGTAGCCAACAGGCTATGAACTGGACCAAACAGtctccagcacagcccagacTTGGCCATTAATCCTCCCCCTTAGAGCACAAAATCAATGCAATTTGTTACAATCGGTAATATCCGTTCATTCTGCCGTTTCCTGAACAGATGTTGCCAATTGTTCCAAATTGAGCATTGTTTTTGTGAACCAGTGTCTAGTAAATGCTACAATTAAAAATTCAGCAGTAGATTCAAACAGGATTTTAACATGGAGATCATTTAGTTAGCccagaaaagtattttcaggaGCTGATAGTACAGACAGAAGTTCAAAGccatttttgtttctctgtccTTTGGGATATACACACTCAGAAACATGTTGCACTTAGACTGAAC
It contains:
- the LOC135324889 gene encoding tyrosine-protein kinase transmembrane receptor ROR2 isoform X2, with product MTGDAVSTPGEMEIPDSNDPLGQVDGLERPIPTPKGYFLTFLEPVNNITVVQGQTAILHCKVAGNPLPNVRWLKNDAPLVQEPRRIIIRKTDYGSRLRIQDLDTTDTGYYQCVASNGMKTITATGVLFVRLGPTNSPNHNLQEDYHEDGFCQPYRGIACARIIGNRTIYVDSLQMQGEIENRITAAFTMIGTSTHLSDQCSQFAIPSFCHFVFPLCDERSRTPKPRELCRDECEVLENDLCRQEYNIARSNPLILMQLQLPKCEDLPRPDTLEAANCIRIGIPVERLNRYHQCYNGSGADYRGTVSVTKSGHTCQLWDSQNPHSHDLTSAQFPELGGGHAYCRNPGGQMDGPWCFTKNKNVRMELCDVPSCSPRDNSKMGILYILVPSIAIPLVIACLFFLVCMCRNKQKASAATPQRRQLMASPSQDMEMPLINQHKQAKLKEINLSTVRFMEELGEERFGKVYKGHLFGTAPGEQTQAVAIKTLKDKAELALREEFKHEAMMRSRLQHPNIVCLLGIVTKEQPISMIFSYCSHSDLHEFLVMRSPHSDVGSTDDDKTVKSTLEPADFFHIVTQIAAGMEYLSSHHVVHKDLATRNILVFDKLNVKISDLGLFREVYAADYYKLMGNSLLPIRWMSPEAIMYGKFSIDSDIWSYGVVLWEVFSYGLQPYCGYSNQDVIEMIRNRQVLPCPDECPTWIYTLMLECWNEFPNRRPRFKDIHNRLRTWGNLSNYNSSAQTSGASNTTQTSSLSTSPVSNVSNARYVGPKQKTQAFPQPQFIQMKGQMRPMVPPPQLYIPVNGYQPMPAYGAYLPNFYPVQIPMQMAPQQMPPQIIPKPGSHHSGSGSTSTGYVTTAPSNASVADRAALLSEGTDDTHNGTEDIAQNPVQEEEEEEGSVPETELLGDNDTLQMDEAEIQSEA
- the LOC135324889 gene encoding tyrosine-protein kinase transmembrane receptor ROR2 isoform X3, translating into MSGCKICWSEMEIPDSNDPLGQVDGLERPIPTPKGYFLTFLEPVNNITVVQGQTAILHCKVAGNPLPNVRWLKNDAPLVQEPRRIIIRKTDYGSRLRIQDLDTTDTGYYQCVASNGMKTITATGVLFVRLGPTNSPNHNLQEDYHEDGFCQPYRGIACARIIGNRTIYVDSLQMQGEIENRITAAFTMIGTSTHLSDQCSQFAIPSFCHFVFPLCDERSRTPKPRELCRDECEVLENDLCRQEYNIARSNPLILMQLQLPKCEDLPRPDTLEAANCIRIGIPVERLNRYHQCYNGSGADYRGTVSVTKSGHTCQLWDSQNPHSHDLTSAQFPELGGGHAYCRNPGGQMDGPWCFTKNKNVRMELCDVPSCSPRDNSKMGILYILVPSIAIPLVIACLFFLVCMCRNKQKASAATPQRRQLMASPSQDMEMPLINQHKQAKLKEINLSTVRFMEELGEERFGKVYKGHLFGTAPGEQTQAVAIKTLKDKAELALREEFKHEAMMRSRLQHPNIVCLLGIVTKEQPISMIFSYCSHSDLHEFLVMRSPHSDVGSTDDDKTVKSTLEPADFFHIVTQIAAGMEYLSSHHVVHKDLATRNILVFDKLNVKISDLGLFREVYAADYYKLMGNSLLPIRWMSPEAIMYGKFSIDSDIWSYGVVLWEVFSYGLQPYCGYSNQDVIEMIRNRQVLPCPDECPTWIYTLMLECWNEFPNRRPRFKDIHNRLRTWGNLSNYNSSAQTSGASNTTQTSSLSTSPVSNVSNARYVGPKQKTQAFPQPQFIQMKGQMRPMVPPPQLYIPVNGYQPMPAYGAYLPNFYPVQIPMQMAPQQMPPQIIPKPGSHHSGSGSTSTGYVTTAPSNASVADRAALLSEGTDDTHNGTEDIAQNPVQEEEEEEGSVPETELLGDNDTLQMDEAEIQSEA
- the LOC135324889 gene encoding tyrosine-protein kinase transmembrane receptor ROR2 isoform X1; translated protein: MVPAAAAAAGPAGRRGAAGRLLALLAAASLLRLRAAGEMEIPDSNDPLGQVDGLERPIPTPKGYFLTFLEPVNNITVVQGQTAILHCKVAGNPLPNVRWLKNDAPLVQEPRRIIIRKTDYGSRLRIQDLDTTDTGYYQCVASNGMKTITATGVLFVRLGPTNSPNHNLQEDYHEDGFCQPYRGIACARIIGNRTIYVDSLQMQGEIENRITAAFTMIGTSTHLSDQCSQFAIPSFCHFVFPLCDERSRTPKPRELCRDECEVLENDLCRQEYNIARSNPLILMQLQLPKCEDLPRPDTLEAANCIRIGIPVERLNRYHQCYNGSGADYRGTVSVTKSGHTCQLWDSQNPHSHDLTSAQFPELGGGHAYCRNPGGQMDGPWCFTKNKNVRMELCDVPSCSPRDNSKMGILYILVPSIAIPLVIACLFFLVCMCRNKQKASAATPQRRQLMASPSQDMEMPLINQHKQAKLKEINLSTVRFMEELGEERFGKVYKGHLFGTAPGEQTQAVAIKTLKDKAELALREEFKHEAMMRSRLQHPNIVCLLGIVTKEQPISMIFSYCSHSDLHEFLVMRSPHSDVGSTDDDKTVKSTLEPADFFHIVTQIAAGMEYLSSHHVVHKDLATRNILVFDKLNVKISDLGLFREVYAADYYKLMGNSLLPIRWMSPEAIMYGKFSIDSDIWSYGVVLWEVFSYGLQPYCGYSNQDVIEMIRNRQVLPCPDECPTWIYTLMLECWNEFPNRRPRFKDIHNRLRTWGNLSNYNSSAQTSGASNTTQTSSLSTSPVSNVSNARYVGPKQKTQAFPQPQFIQMKGQMRPMVPPPQLYIPVNGYQPMPAYGAYLPNFYPVQIPMQMAPQQMPPQIIPKPGSHHSGSGSTSTGYVTTAPSNASVADRAALLSEGTDDTHNGTEDIAQNPVQEEEEEEGSVPETELLGDNDTLQMDEAEIQSEA
- the LOC135324889 gene encoding tyrosine-protein kinase transmembrane receptor ROR2 isoform X4, producing MEIPDSNDPLGQVDGLERPIPTPKGYFLTFLEPVNNITVVQGQTAILHCKVAGNPLPNVRWLKNDAPLVQEPRRIIIRKTDYGSRLRIQDLDTTDTGYYQCVASNGMKTITATGVLFVRLGPTNSPNHNLQEDYHEDGFCQPYRGIACARIIGNRTIYVDSLQMQGEIENRITAAFTMIGTSTHLSDQCSQFAIPSFCHFVFPLCDERSRTPKPRELCRDECEVLENDLCRQEYNIARSNPLILMQLQLPKCEDLPRPDTLEAANCIRIGIPVERLNRYHQCYNGSGADYRGTVSVTKSGHTCQLWDSQNPHSHDLTSAQFPELGGGHAYCRNPGGQMDGPWCFTKNKNVRMELCDVPSCSPRDNSKMGILYILVPSIAIPLVIACLFFLVCMCRNKQKASAATPQRRQLMASPSQDMEMPLINQHKQAKLKEINLSTVRFMEELGEERFGKVYKGHLFGTAPGEQTQAVAIKTLKDKAELALREEFKHEAMMRSRLQHPNIVCLLGIVTKEQPISMIFSYCSHSDLHEFLVMRSPHSDVGSTDDDKTVKSTLEPADFFHIVTQIAAGMEYLSSHHVVHKDLATRNILVFDKLNVKISDLGLFREVYAADYYKLMGNSLLPIRWMSPEAIMYGKFSIDSDIWSYGVVLWEVFSYGLQPYCGYSNQDVIEMIRNRQVLPCPDECPTWIYTLMLECWNEFPNRRPRFKDIHNRLRTWGNLSNYNSSAQTSGASNTTQTSSLSTSPVSNVSNARYVGPKQKTQAFPQPQFIQMKGQMRPMVPPPQLYIPVNGYQPMPAYGAYLPNFYPVQIPMQMAPQQMPPQIIPKPGSHHSGSGSTSTGYVTTAPSNASVADRAALLSEGTDDTHNGTEDIAQNPVQEEEEEEGSVPETELLGDNDTLQMDEAEIQSEA